The following coding sequences are from one Streptomyces sp. NBC_00536 window:
- a CDS encoding HEAT repeat domain-containing protein, producing the protein MFEPVIAPSGTLLGLLQRGRGDGTLHALAAPRAEALAALNQCVLRDPRQDWQVENRSLYYARLYLDLSGPLGEIEAHLFSADDLLDDSDSRTGLALSVLGHLASYGRDDALMLLRRYAAAGSNWAWALDELALRDDDAGLRALARPVLARFPGTAEGAALLAAAVRDAYEPRPWRLWEEGPEFGERLRAARQQGSFDRWQRQLTPSGPRPGWGVQAVFDWADDGLRRGTPLHVPAARCLAAVATPEDRPAILAAAAGASGEAARATALHHLVLAEPENPAVLDLIEAAGDEPAVAAYERMGGPAAIDRARSWVHRPDALGAAAAALLAARGGAEDATLVLGALRTTVRAAGPDTVRLFTLVDGAGRLAIGCAAPVLRHIYRETASSHLRGRAARALASTDPSFAAGFAVECLWDCEETTREVAAHHAETADARVAPRLRRLATDPAEEEDVQSAVRNRITPESAV; encoded by the coding sequence ATGTTCGAACCAGTCATAGCGCCGAGCGGGACCCTGCTCGGTCTCCTCCAGCGCGGCCGCGGCGACGGCACGCTGCACGCGCTCGCCGCGCCCCGGGCGGAGGCCCTCGCGGCCCTCAACCAGTGCGTACTGCGCGATCCGCGCCAGGACTGGCAGGTCGAGAACCGCTCGCTGTACTACGCCCGCCTGTACCTGGACCTCAGCGGTCCGCTCGGCGAGATCGAGGCGCACCTCTTCAGCGCCGACGACCTCCTCGACGACAGCGACAGCCGCACCGGCCTCGCCCTGTCCGTCCTCGGCCACCTGGCCTCGTACGGCCGCGACGACGCGCTGATGCTGCTGCGCCGCTACGCCGCCGCCGGATCGAACTGGGCCTGGGCCCTCGACGAACTCGCGCTGCGCGACGACGACGCCGGGCTCCGCGCCCTGGCCAGGCCCGTGCTCGCCCGGTTCCCCGGCACCGCCGAGGGCGCGGCGCTGCTCGCCGCCGCCGTCCGCGACGCCTACGAACCGCGCCCGTGGCGCCTGTGGGAAGAGGGACCCGAGTTCGGCGAGCGGCTGCGCGCCGCCCGCCAGCAGGGCTCCTTCGACCGCTGGCAGCGGCAGCTGACCCCCTCCGGGCCCCGCCCGGGCTGGGGCGTCCAGGCCGTCTTCGACTGGGCCGACGACGGGCTGCGCCGCGGTACGCCGCTGCACGTGCCCGCCGCCCGCTGCCTGGCCGCCGTCGCGACCCCCGAGGACCGGCCGGCGATCCTGGCCGCCGCCGCGGGCGCGTCCGGCGAGGCCGCCCGGGCCACCGCGCTGCACCACCTCGTCCTGGCCGAGCCGGAGAACCCGGCCGTCCTCGACCTGATCGAGGCCGCAGGCGACGAACCCGCCGTGGCCGCCTACGAGCGCATGGGCGGCCCCGCCGCCATCGACCGGGCCCGGAGCTGGGTGCACCGCCCCGACGCCCTGGGGGCGGCCGCGGCGGCCCTGCTGGCCGCCCGTGGCGGCGCCGAGGACGCGACCCTGGTGCTCGGCGCGCTGCGCACGACGGTCCGCGCCGCCGGACCCGACACCGTACGGCTCTTCACCCTGGTGGACGGGGCGGGACGGCTCGCCATCGGCTGCGCCGCGCCCGTACTGCGCCACATCTACCGCGAGACCGCCTCCTCCCACCTGCGCGGCCGCGCGGCCCGTGCCCTGGCCAGCACCGACCCGTCCTTCGCGGCGGGCTTCGCGGTCGAGTGCCTGTGGGACTGCGAGGAGACCACCCGCGAGGTGGCCGCCCACCACGCCGAAACCGCCGACGCCCGCGTGGCCCCCCGCCTGCGCCGCCTCGCCACGGACCCGGCGGAAGAGGAAGATGTCCAGTCGGCGGTCCGCAACCGAATCACCCCGGAATCGGCGGTGTAG
- a CDS encoding ankyrin repeat domain-containing protein, whose protein sequence is MSEHAEHGHPDVPENAGNPGVPDEDVIELATKIFDLARQGDTETLTAYLDAGVPANLTNDRGDTLVMLAAYHGHAEAVTALLARGAEGDRANDRGQTPLAGAVFKGEEPVIRALLAGGADPNAGTPSAVDTARMFGKDDLLELFGAK, encoded by the coding sequence ATGAGCGAGCACGCCGAGCACGGCCACCCGGACGTCCCCGAGAACGCCGGGAACCCCGGGGTTCCCGACGAGGACGTCATCGAGCTGGCCACCAAGATCTTCGACCTCGCCCGCCAGGGCGACACCGAGACGCTCACCGCGTACCTCGACGCGGGCGTCCCGGCGAACCTCACCAACGACCGCGGCGACACCCTGGTCATGCTCGCCGCCTACCACGGCCACGCCGAGGCCGTCACGGCCCTGCTCGCCCGCGGCGCCGAAGGCGACCGCGCCAACGACCGCGGCCAGACCCCGCTCGCCGGCGCCGTCTTCAAGGGCGAGGAACCGGTGATCCGCGCGCTGCTCGCCGGGGGAGCCGACCCGAACGCGGGCACGCCGTCGGCCGTGGACACCGCGCGCATGTTCGGGAAGGACGATTTGCTCGAACTCTTCGGAGCCAAGTAG
- a CDS encoding 5-oxoprolinase subunit B family protein, protein MLRVGGEALLCELDSAAGVAALHAELLRRRDLGELGGVREIVPAARTVLLDGVREPAVLAARIGGWRVPPLAPAEGPLVRVPVRYDGPDLAEVAALWDVPPARVPEIVGGTEFRVAFCGFAPGFGYLTGLPERFHPPRRASPRTAVPAGSLALAGEYAGVYPRSSPGGWQLIGSTDAVLWDPAREPAALFAPGVRVRFVEAAA, encoded by the coding sequence GTGCTGCGCGTCGGCGGTGAGGCGCTGTTGTGCGAGCTGGATTCGGCGGCCGGGGTGGCCGCCCTGCACGCGGAGCTGCTGCGCCGCCGCGACCTCGGCGAGCTGGGCGGCGTACGGGAGATCGTGCCCGCCGCGCGGACCGTGCTGCTGGACGGGGTGCGGGAGCCCGCCGTGCTCGCCGCCCGGATCGGCGGCTGGCGGGTGCCGCCGCTCGCGCCCGCCGAGGGGCCGCTGGTGCGGGTGCCGGTGCGCTACGACGGGCCGGATCTGGCCGAGGTGGCCGCGCTGTGGGACGTACCGCCCGCGCGGGTGCCGGAGATCGTCGGGGGGACGGAGTTCCGGGTGGCCTTCTGCGGGTTCGCGCCCGGCTTCGGCTACCTCACGGGGCTCCCTGAACGGTTCCACCCGCCCCGCCGGGCCAGCCCCCGTACGGCCGTCCCGGCGGGCTCGCTCGCGCTGGCGGGCGAGTACGCGGGGGTGTACCCGCGTTCCTCCCCCGGAGGCTGGCAGCTGATCGGTTCCACCGACGCGGTGCTGTGGGACCCGGCGCGCGAACCGGCGGCGCTGTTCGCGCCCGGCGTGCGGGTCCGGTTCGTGGAGGCGGCCGCGTGA
- a CDS encoding biotin-dependent carboxyltransferase family protein — MVRAGALSTVQDLGRPGFAHLGVPHSGALDVPAHALANRLLGNPPGAATLETTLDGVALRALAPVTVAVTGAPCAVRAAGRPAAWGAPVRLAAGAVLEVGPALRGVRGYVAVRGGFAVEPVLGSRSTDLLSGLGPAVLTAGTVLPVGPPPGGPVCGADVLRLPAPPVELVLPVLLGPRDDWFTAASVAALGRARYRVSSAGNRIGLRTEGGPPLVRARGGELPSEGMVRGAVQVPPDGMPVVFLADHPVTGGYPVLGVVPVAALHLAAQARPGTPVRFVPRG; from the coding sequence GTGGTGCGGGCCGGGGCGCTGAGCACCGTGCAGGACCTCGGGCGGCCCGGGTTCGCGCACCTGGGGGTCCCGCACTCCGGCGCACTCGACGTGCCCGCGCACGCCCTCGCCAATCGCCTGCTGGGCAACCCGCCCGGCGCCGCGACGCTGGAGACCACCCTCGACGGGGTCGCGCTGCGTGCCCTGGCCCCGGTCACCGTGGCGGTCACGGGAGCGCCCTGTGCGGTACGGGCGGCGGGGCGCCCGGCGGCGTGGGGGGCGCCGGTACGGCTCGCGGCCGGGGCGGTGCTGGAGGTCGGGCCCGCGCTGCGCGGTGTGCGCGGCTACGTCGCCGTGCGGGGCGGGTTCGCGGTGGAGCCGGTGCTGGGCAGCCGCTCGACGGACCTGTTGTCGGGGCTGGGACCGGCGGTGCTGACGGCGGGCACGGTCCTGCCGGTGGGGCCGCCGCCCGGGGGGCCGGTCTGCGGGGCGGACGTGCTCCGGTTGCCCGCGCCTCCGGTGGAACTGGTCCTTCCGGTGCTGCTGGGGCCCCGGGACGACTGGTTCACCGCCGCGTCCGTCGCCGCGCTCGGGCGGGCGCGCTACCGGGTCTCGTCGGCGGGCAACCGGATCGGGCTGCGCACCGAGGGCGGCCCGCCGCTGGTGCGTGCCCGGGGCGGCGAGCTGCCGAGCGAGGGGATGGTGCGGGGGGCGGTGCAGGTGCCGCCGGACGGGATGCCGGTGGTGTTCCTGGCCGATCACCCGGTCACGGGTGGGTATCCGGTGCTGGGGGTGGTTCCGGTGGCGGCCCTCCACCTTGCCGCGCAGGCCCGGCCGGGGACGCCCGTGCGGTTCGTCCCGCGGGGGTGA
- a CDS encoding LamB/YcsF family protein encodes MASMITPAVPPAVPSASTSAITSAGAAPGPRTDAAGPVIDLNADLGEGFGRWTLTDDEALLSVVTSANVACGFHAGDPSIMRRVCELAAERGVRIGAQVSYRDLAGFGRRAMDVPPGELAAEVAYQIGALEVFARAAGSRVSYVKPHGALYNRTVHDAAQAEAVVAGVRLAAGPGADLPVLGLPGSLLLAAAADAGLTAVPEAFADRAYTPTGTLVPRDRPGAVLGTPAAVVAQALALAAGGAVTAVDGTRVAVTARSLCLHGDTPGAADLARRVRDSLDDAGIHVEAFA; translated from the coding sequence ATGGCATCCATGATCACACCCGCGGTCCCACCTGCGGTCCCCTCGGCGAGCACGTCGGCGATCACGTCCGCCGGGGCGGCGCCGGGCCCTCGCACCGACGCGGCCGGACCCGTCATCGACCTCAACGCGGATCTGGGCGAGGGATTCGGCCGCTGGACGCTCACCGACGACGAGGCGCTGCTGTCGGTGGTGACGAGCGCCAACGTGGCCTGCGGTTTCCACGCCGGGGACCCGTCCATCATGCGGCGGGTGTGCGAGCTGGCGGCCGAGCGGGGCGTACGGATCGGGGCCCAGGTGTCCTACCGCGACCTGGCGGGCTTCGGGCGGCGGGCGATGGACGTGCCGCCGGGCGAGCTGGCGGCCGAGGTGGCCTACCAGATCGGGGCGCTGGAGGTGTTCGCGCGGGCGGCCGGGTCCCGGGTCTCGTACGTGAAGCCGCACGGTGCGCTCTACAACCGGACCGTGCACGACGCGGCGCAGGCGGAGGCGGTGGTCGCGGGGGTGCGGCTGGCGGCCGGGCCCGGGGCGGACCTGCCGGTGCTCGGCCTGCCCGGTTCGCTGCTGCTCGCGGCCGCCGCGGACGCGGGGCTGACCGCGGTCCCGGAGGCCTTCGCCGACCGCGCGTACACGCCGACCGGGACCCTGGTGCCGCGGGACCGGCCGGGGGCGGTGCTGGGCACCCCCGCGGCGGTGGTCGCACAGGCCCTGGCACTGGCCGCCGGGGGCGCGGTGACGGCCGTCGACGGCACCCGGGTCGCGGTGACGGCCCGCTCCCTGTGCCTGCACGGAGACACGCCGGGCGCGGCGGACCTGGCCCGGCGGGTACGGGACTCCCTGGACGACGCCGGGATCCACGTGGAGGCCTTCGCGTGA